In Salinisphaera sp. T31B1, the following are encoded in one genomic region:
- a CDS encoding ABC transporter ATP-binding protein, giving the protein MSLLAVDKLNSYYGDSHVLFDVSLTVERREVVALLGRNGAGKTTTLESIAGAIKPRSGSIRLGEHEVCGRPAFEVARHGLQLVPEERRIFGALTVEENLKLAAFSAEQAEPLARIYELFPRLEERRRSGGKMLSGGEQQMLAIARALIRKPEIILLDEPFEGLAPVIVQNLMAVCERIAAEGQTIVVVEQNVYAALKFAHRAYILNNGHVVYEGTPDDLNGQPEILHQYLGV; this is encoded by the coding sequence ATGAGTCTGCTCGCGGTCGACAAACTCAACAGCTATTACGGCGATTCGCATGTCCTGTTCGATGTCAGCCTGACCGTCGAACGCCGTGAGGTGGTGGCGCTGCTGGGGCGCAACGGCGCAGGCAAGACGACGACGCTCGAATCCATCGCCGGCGCGATCAAGCCGCGCAGCGGCAGTATCCGGCTCGGCGAGCACGAGGTCTGCGGCCGACCGGCCTTCGAGGTCGCCCGCCACGGGCTCCAACTGGTGCCCGAAGAGCGGCGTATATTCGGCGCGCTGACGGTCGAGGAAAATCTCAAGCTGGCCGCCTTTTCGGCCGAGCAGGCCGAACCGCTCGCGCGGATCTACGAACTGTTCCCGCGTCTGGAAGAGCGGCGGCGCAGTGGCGGCAAGATGCTGTCGGGCGGCGAACAGCAGATGCTGGCAATCGCACGCGCGCTGATTCGCAAACCCGAGATCATTCTGCTGGACGAACCCTTCGAAGGGCTTGCACCAGTCATCGTCCAGAACCTGATGGCCGTCTGCGAGCGGATTGCGGCCGAAGGCCAGACCATTGTGGTGGTCGAGCAGAACGTTTATGCCGCGCTCAAGTTCGCCCACCGCGCCTATATTCTCAACAATGGACATGTGGTCTACGAAGGCACGCCCGATGACCTGAACGGCCAGCCCGAAATACTGCACCAGTATCTGGGGGTCTGA
- a CDS encoding branched-chain amino acid ABC transporter permease, giving the protein MFTDFINSLPPWGLVEAQMFNGLQQGMLLALISTGLTIVYGTLGVLNVAHGALYTLGAYAGFVAYQATGSFVLAIGAGALGTLVIGLVIERGIIRYYYKRPDEDQIIVTFGLGIIIVESIRAFFGGTSQNMPTPGWGQGASQLGFLQYPFPLYKIETIALSAIILLIFYLVLYRTRLGLVVRAGIEDSGMVSLLGINVFRAFFVVFAIGAMAAGLAGVINAPITAPTPDGGEKFLVFSFVVVVLGGVGSFPGAIVGGLIAGEIMTLTSLFYPSLSEVMLYVAMALILIFRPRGLFGQAGRV; this is encoded by the coding sequence ATGTTCACCGATTTCATCAATAGTCTGCCGCCCTGGGGGCTGGTGGAAGCGCAGATGTTCAACGGCCTGCAGCAAGGCATGCTGCTGGCGCTGATCAGCACCGGTCTAACGATCGTCTACGGCACGCTGGGGGTGCTCAACGTGGCGCACGGCGCGCTGTACACGCTGGGCGCGTATGCGGGGTTCGTGGCCTACCAGGCCACCGGTTCGTTCGTGCTGGCCATCGGCGCCGGCGCGCTGGGTACGCTGGTCATCGGGCTGGTGATCGAGCGCGGCATCATCCGCTATTACTACAAGCGACCCGACGAGGACCAGATCATCGTGACCTTCGGTCTGGGCATCATCATCGTCGAGTCGATTCGAGCGTTCTTCGGCGGGACCAGCCAGAACATGCCCACGCCCGGCTGGGGCCAGGGCGCTTCGCAGCTCGGTTTTCTCCAGTATCCGTTTCCGCTTTACAAGATCGAGACCATCGCGCTGTCGGCGATCATCCTGCTGATCTTCTACCTGGTGCTATACCGGACCCGGCTCGGACTGGTTGTGCGGGCCGGCATCGAAGACTCCGGCATGGTGAGTCTGTTGGGTATCAATGTCTTCCGCGCCTTTTTCGTGGTATTCGCGATCGGCGCGATGGCTGCCGGCCTGGCCGGGGTGATCAATGCGCCGATCACCGCACCGACGCCGGACGGTGGTGAGAAATTTCTGGTGTTTTCTTTCGTGGTCGTCGTACTGGGCGGGGTGGGTTCGTTTCCCGGCGCGATCGTCGGCGGACTGATTGCCGGCGAGATCATGACCCTGACGTCACTGTTCTATCCGTCGCTGTCCGAGGTGATGCTGTACGTGGCCATGGCGCTGATCCTGATCTTCCGTCCGCGCGGCCTGTTCGGACAGGCGGGCCGGGTATGA
- a CDS encoding branched-chain amino acid ABC transporter ATP-binding protein/permease encodes MTTGTANAGAPSPRPRRWGHLAVEAAVLVGLVAAPFVLPWINMTMDVMTRSLIWGLFGLGFSILFGFTGLLSLGQAAFYGSGGFITAYLLTHGVLEQTLVALFIGTLAAAVLGLGIGLLVERRKGIYFAMITLAFGEMLFHLDYSTLSAYTGGENGMAGVPVPLIGSYVIRSSLGMYYFVAVLFFGGYLLARRVVASPVGRMLVAVRDNEERAKATGNATHLYKLVAIVLSAAYGGLAGGLLGIFQNYMPPGAFAFESSAQLLIQTVIGGAGVLLGPLVGASVWLYLQDLLQHTLGLGQSWKLVLGVIFVLLITFLPTGLLGEARRLGQWRWGRTRSGDDADADQSAHAVNAANASVAEPLPEYGPVILEARGVSKHFGGLAANHDIDFSVREFEVRALIGPNGAGKSTFFKMLAGVMPPSEGSIYFQGRDITGAGVTRVCQLGMSTSFQINQLFDRLSVRDNLMIPCLGQSRGRFKLDMLRRAERVAGLDERIDETLALVGLSHRADTPVSHLPYGEKRRVEIGLALATQPSLLLLDEPLAGMGPEERASTVALIKSLRKGRTVIVVEHDMDAVFELADRISVLVEGEILVEGAPEEIRSHPKVQQAYLGGVEA; translated from the coding sequence ATGACTACCGGTACCGCGAACGCAGGCGCCCCGTCGCCCCGGCCGCGTCGGTGGGGGCATCTGGCAGTGGAGGCTGCCGTTCTGGTCGGTCTCGTGGCGGCGCCGTTCGTGCTGCCCTGGATCAACATGACCATGGATGTGATGACCCGGAGCCTGATCTGGGGCCTGTTCGGCCTGGGCTTTTCGATCCTGTTCGGGTTCACCGGGCTGCTGTCACTGGGCCAGGCCGCGTTCTACGGTTCGGGTGGCTTCATCACGGCCTATCTGCTCACCCACGGTGTACTGGAGCAGACGCTGGTCGCGCTGTTCATCGGCACGCTGGCCGCCGCGGTATTGGGGTTGGGTATCGGGCTGCTCGTCGAGCGTCGCAAGGGCATCTATTTCGCGATGATCACGCTGGCCTTCGGCGAGATGCTGTTTCATCTGGACTACTCGACGCTGTCGGCCTATACCGGCGGCGAGAACGGCATGGCCGGCGTGCCCGTGCCGCTGATCGGCTCGTATGTCATCCGGTCGAGCCTGGGCATGTATTACTTTGTGGCCGTACTGTTCTTCGGCGGCTATCTTCTGGCCCGGCGCGTGGTCGCCTCGCCGGTCGGGCGCATGCTGGTGGCGGTACGCGACAACGAGGAACGAGCCAAGGCCACCGGCAATGCGACGCATCTCTACAAGCTGGTGGCCATTGTGCTATCGGCAGCCTACGGCGGCTTGGCCGGCGGGCTGCTGGGTATCTTCCAGAACTATATGCCTCCGGGCGCATTCGCGTTCGAAAGTTCGGCGCAGTTGCTCATCCAGACCGTCATCGGCGGCGCGGGCGTGCTGCTCGGGCCACTGGTCGGCGCCAGCGTATGGTTGTATCTGCAGGATCTGCTCCAGCACACGCTGGGGCTCGGGCAGAGTTGGAAGCTGGTGCTGGGCGTGATCTTCGTGCTTCTGATTACATTCCTGCCCACCGGGCTGCTGGGCGAGGCACGACGCCTGGGCCAGTGGCGCTGGGGCAGAACGCGCTCAGGCGACGATGCCGATGCCGATCAGTCCGCGCACGCGGTCAACGCGGCGAATGCGTCCGTCGCAGAGCCGCTGCCCGAATACGGGCCGGTCATTCTCGAGGCGCGCGGCGTGAGCAAGCATTTTGGCGGCCTGGCCGCCAACCACGACATCGATTTCTCGGTGCGCGAGTTCGAGGTGCGTGCGCTGATCGGGCCGAACGGAGCCGGCAAGAGCACGTTCTTCAAGATGCTGGCCGGCGTGATGCCGCCGAGCGAGGGAAGCATCTATTTCCAGGGCCGGGATATCACGGGCGCAGGCGTCACCCGGGTCTGTCAGCTCGGCATGAGCACCAGCTTCCAGATCAATCAGCTGTTCGACCGACTGTCGGTACGCGACAACCTGATGATCCCCTGCCTCGGCCAGTCGCGGGGCCGGTTCAAGCTCGACATGCTGCGCCGTGCCGAACGGGTGGCCGGTCTCGATGAACGGATCGACGAAACGCTGGCGCTGGTGGGACTGTCGCACCGCGCCGATACGCCGGTCTCGCATCTGCCGTACGGCGAAAAGCGCCGGGTCGAAATCGGGCTGGCCCTGGCCACGCAGCCGTCGCTGTTGCTGCTCGACGAGCCGCTCGCCGGCATGGGTCCGGAAGAGCGGGCCAGCACGGTGGCGCTGATCAAGTCGCTGCGCAAGGGGCGTACGGTGATCGTGGTCGAGCACGACATGGATGCGGTGTTCGAACTGGCCGATCGCATCAGTGTACTGGTGGAAGGCGAGATCCTCGTCGAGGGGGCGCCGGAAGAGATCCGGTCGCATCCGAAAGTACAGCAGGCCTATCTGGGCGGAGTCGAGGCATGA